The segment TAAGGCTTTTGACGTAAATTACTCTAGGGCTGTAACTTCAGGTACTGCTGCTCTTAAATGCGCGTTAAAGGCCATTGGAGTTAAAAAAGGATCAAAGGTAGTTACTCAAGCGTTTAATTTCATAGCGGTAATAGAAGCGATTATTGACTGTGGTGCTCATCCAATTATTTGTGGTGTTGATGATAATTTAGACTTAGATATCAATGATCTTAATAAAATATATGATGACAATGAAGATATATCAGCCATTATTTTGGTTCATATGCTTGGTATTGGAGGCCCTATAGAAGAAGTAGTGTCCTTCTGTAAAGAGAATGATATTAAATTAGTAGAGGATAATTGTGAATCAATTGGAGCTACATATAAGGGTAAGAATCTAGGTTCATTTGGAGACTGTGGTGTTATAAGTTTTGATCATGGTAAAATGATAACTTGTGGAGAAGGTGGAATGATATTAACAAATTCTGAAAAGATTCATAAGTACGTTGTAAGCTATTCTGATCATGGGCATGCATATCAAGAAGGTATACCAAGAGGTCTAGACAAGAAATCAATGCCTGGATTTAATTACAGATTGACAGAACTTCAAGCTGCGGTAGGCAAAGCCCAATTAGATAAGTTAAATTTAATTTTAGAAAGTAATAAAAGAAGATTTAATGCTCTTAATAGTATCTTAGAAAAACACTTCCGAGTTCGTAAGTTAAGACAACATCAAACAGGTAGCTACGATACATTTATTTTTTTCGTAAAGACAATTGAAGAAAGGTCCAAATGTGTTCAATTAATGAAAGAACATCAAATACCTACAAAGAATCTTCCAGATGCTATGGAATGGCATTGTACCTATTTCTTTGAACATGCTCTTCCCAAAAATGAAATAGAGTCTAGTAAAGAAACATACAATAAACTAAATTTATCAATAGCAATAGGAATTCTTAGATCTATAGAGGTAGAAAGATATGAGAATCTAGCCTATGACCTCGTAAGAAATATATAAATAGAGAGAATACTTACTAAAAATCTAGGAATACATATTTTGAACCTTAATTAACCTAAACTATGACTCTAATTAAGAAAAGGCTATCATTAAAAAATAATATACCTTTAATTGTAGGTTTAATTCTAAGACTAATAAATATCAATTCCCCTATTTTGGGGATTCATAGCTGGCGGCAAGCAGATACGGCTGCTATAGCAAGAAATTTTTATATTCATAGCACACCTATATGGTTGCCTCAAATAGATTGGATAGGCTCTAGTAATGGTTATGTTGAGTCAGAGTTTCCTATATTTCCATACTTGGTATCCATACTCTACAAATTACTTGGAGTAAATGAATGGATAGGAAGGTCTTTATCAGTAGTATTTAGTCTGATTACAATAGTTTTATTAATAAAGATAGGGACACATTTATTTGGAGAGAAAGAAGGCTGGTGGGCTGGCTTAATATTCGCAATACTGCCCATAAGTGTTTATTATGGTAGGACATTTCAAGCTGAGTCATTAATGCTATGCCTCTCGGCCTTAAGCATAGAAAGACTAATATTTACATTTAAATACTATTCAAATATTAATCTCATAATTAGTTGTCTTGCTTTCACATTAGCCTGTCTAATAAAAGTAATTCCAATGATATGGTTGGGTTTACCAATATTCACAATTTTATTATTCTATAAGCCTAGAAAATTCTCTGGTAAAAGAATAACTTATCATATTAGTAATACGCGTAGATTATCTATATCTATTTTATACTTTCTATTTGCGTTAACTGCATTATTTTTTTGGTACTCACATGCTTATTCATTAGGGCAAGATAGTGGATTAACATTTGGCTTTTGGGATTCTGATAGAAGCAATGTAAAAATGTTATTCGAAATAAATATATGGTTGAATATGCTTGTTAGAGTTATGATAAGAATTTTCGCTCTTGTATTATTTCCTATCTTATTAATTGGCTTGAAAAATACATATAAAGGTGTTGAAGGCAAAATACTAATCTCTGGAATTGTGGGTGTTTTTGTTACTACAATAATGGCAATTAAATCAAGTAGTGTTCATGAATATTACCAACTACCCTTATTAATATTTTGTTGCCCTTTAATAGGTAAAGGCATCACAGATATAAAGAATTCAAATATAGTTAGAACTTGCATTGCTCTCACTACTGCAATAAGTCTAATCATTCTTTCAATTGACTACTATTTAATAGAAAGTAAGCAGAATGATATTTGGATGCCTCTAGCTTTAGACATAAGAGAACGTGTCAATAAAGATGAACTAATAGTAAGTGTTACAAATAGTGATCCGACTTTACTTAATTTAGCCCGACGTCAAGGATGGTTAACATCCTCTAGGAATGTGACTCTATCCAATCTTAATAATTGGTATAATGAAGGTGCAAGATTTTTGGTAGGAAGTCTGAACTGGAATGAAAGTTATTCAAAAACAAAGGACAATGAAAATAAAAAATTATTCAAAGATTTAATTTGCAAGAAAGATATTCCTGAATTCTGTCCTAAACCTCCGCATTTTACTTATCTTATTCCCTTGGAGAAACTTATTAACAAATAGATTGATTATTTTATCCAATACAATTTCAATAAGTAAATTTAAATATGCTTTTTATCTTTGTTAACTTAAGGGCTATTCCAAACAAAGCGAGATGATGCGACATAGTTCCATATAAAAACTATAGAAATGCCAGCTATTTGAGCTAAAACTGTATTATTAGAAATTGTATTGTAAAAAGCGGTTGCAAGTCCAATATTCGCAATCACAGGAAATGAAGCAACAATAAGAAATTTAAAAAGACCTTTTAGCAGAGGAATCCCACTTAAACGTCTAGATCGGAAAGTTAATATATTATTAATTAAATAATTAGAAGTAGCAGCTATAATAACTGATATTGGCAATGATGAACTAAAGCCAAGTGAAAACAAATTCATGGCTATATTTGTAGTAATTAATTGAACCCCAACACCACTAAGTCCTACAATTCCAAAGCTAATTGCTCTTCTTGGCAAAATTCTACATGTCAAAGTATGTAAAAGTGAAATTAAAAAGTCCCATACTATAGATACTTCTAATTTTGATTTTCCATGTAGTCGAGGTTGAAAAGATAAGGGCACTTCTCCCACACAAAAACATCCTCTACTGATTGAAAGAAACTCATACAAGAATTTAAAACCATTAACGTCAACCTTGTAAATTATTGGCAAGCATGGTTCAACCTTAACGACAAAGCATCCACTCATATAGTCTGTTATATGTTGATAGTTTTTTGGCAAGCTTGTTCGAGCTAACAAATTAGCAAAAGACGAACCACCTGTTCTTCTCTGACTTAGGCCCCTAATATTTGCTGATTTTAAGAAACGGCTACCAATCACCAAGTCATAATCTCCTTCATTTAAGAAATTGACAGCATTTATTAAATCCTTAGGCAGGTGCTGGCCATCGGCATCCATTAAAGCAACAATATCTCCCTGCGCATTTAATAAACCTTCCTTTATTGCACTAGCCAAACCTGATCTGCCTACACGACGAATAATTCTTATG is part of the Prochlorococcus marinus str. MIT 0919 genome and harbors:
- a CDS encoding ArnT family glycosyltransferase yields the protein MTLIKKRLSLKNNIPLIVGLILRLININSPILGIHSWRQADTAAIARNFYIHSTPIWLPQIDWIGSSNGYVESEFPIFPYLVSILYKLLGVNEWIGRSLSVVFSLITIVLLIKIGTHLFGEKEGWWAGLIFAILPISVYYGRTFQAESLMLCLSALSIERLIFTFKYYSNINLIISCLAFTLACLIKVIPMIWLGLPIFTILLFYKPRKFSGKRITYHISNTRRLSISILYFLFALTALFFWYSHAYSLGQDSGLTFGFWDSDRSNVKMLFEINIWLNMLVRVMIRIFALVLFPILLIGLKNTYKGVEGKILISGIVGVFVTTIMAIKSSSVHEYYQLPLLIFCCPLIGKGITDIKNSNIVRTCIALTTAISLIILSIDYYLIESKQNDIWMPLALDIRERVNKDELIVSVTNSDPTLLNLARRQGWLTSSRNVTLSNLNNWYNEGARFLVGSLNWNESYSKTKDNENKKLFKDLICKKDIPEFCPKPPHFTYLIPLEKLINK
- a CDS encoding glycosyltransferase; translated protein: MDKNIIKTNRLSIVLPTFREKENIFLIIEELIDLANSYELEILIVDDDSKDGTFELVKSISFQDPRIRIIRRVGRSGLASAIKEGLLNAQGDIVALMDADGQHLPKDLINAVNFLNEGDYDLVIGSRFLKSANIRGLSQRRTGGSSFANLLARTSLPKNYQHITDYMSGCFVVKVEPCLPIIYKVDVNGFKFLYEFLSISRGCFCVGEVPLSFQPRLHGKSKLEVSIVWDFLISLLHTLTCRILPRRAISFGIVGLSGVGVQLITTNIAMNLFSLGFSSSLPISVIIAATSNYLINNILTFRSRRLSGIPLLKGLFKFLIVASFPVIANIGLATAFYNTISNNTVLAQIAGISIVFIWNYVASSRFVWNSP
- a CDS encoding DegT/DnrJ/EryC1/StrS family aminotransferase, whose translation is MPGFEWIDESEAKAVQEVFEEGGVLFAHGWDNARKKYHVREFESNISKAFDVNYSRAVTSGTAALKCALKAIGVKKGSKVVTQAFNFIAVIEAIIDCGAHPIICGVDDNLDLDINDLNKIYDDNEDISAIILVHMLGIGGPIEEVVSFCKENDIKLVEDNCESIGATYKGKNLGSFGDCGVISFDHGKMITCGEGGMILTNSEKIHKYVVSYSDHGHAYQEGIPRGLDKKSMPGFNYRLTELQAAVGKAQLDKLNLILESNKRRFNALNSILEKHFRVRKLRQHQTGSYDTFIFFVKTIEERSKCVQLMKEHQIPTKNLPDAMEWHCTYFFEHALPKNEIESSKETYNKLNLSIAIGILRSIEVERYENLAYDLVRNI